Proteins co-encoded in one Moritella sp. F3 genomic window:
- a CDS encoding ABC transporter ATP-binding protein, producing MFKFFEKMSSAFPKHQPEQPPTDLVAFCRYYTRGFESPLLAMAVLSAMIAILEVSLFGFMGQLVDWLSNHEPQNFLNEESTNLIGLSALILVGMPLLVLLHSLIMHQTLLGNYPMSIRWLAHRYLLRQSVSFFQSDFAGRIATKVMQTALSVRETVMKLLDVLVYISVYFIAMLVMIGQADMRLMLPMLAWFVGFIAIQLYFVPKLKKISTEQANARSMMTGRLVDSYTNITTVKLFSHNSREMVYAEEGMDEFLVTVHKQMRLVTGFTFCVELLNYLLLFGVAAISIMLWLDASLSVGIIAVAISLALRLNSMSKWIMWEIGGLFENMGTVIDGMNTLAKPIEIEDKPNAKPLTVSAGEIEFDNISFHYGESAGVIDNLNLTIKAGEKVGLVGRSGAGKSTLVNLLMRFHDVESGAIKIDGQNISTVQQDSLRGQIGMVTQDTSLLHRTIRDNIMYGDPDASEAQLLKATKQACAHEFISTLTDTFGNKGYDAQVGERGVKLSGGQRQRIAISRVLLKDAPILVLDEATSALDSEVESAIQDSLNELMDGKTVIAIAHRLSTIAAMDRLIILDEGRVIEQGSHQELLAKKGIYAQLWAHQTGGFIGENA from the coding sequence ATGTTTAAGTTTTTTGAAAAAATGTCTTCGGCATTCCCGAAACACCAACCCGAACAGCCGCCGACAGATCTCGTGGCTTTTTGCCGTTACTATACGCGTGGTTTTGAGTCGCCTTTATTAGCGATGGCTGTATTAAGCGCGATGATTGCGATATTAGAAGTGTCGCTATTTGGCTTTATGGGTCAGCTTGTCGATTGGTTATCAAACCATGAACCACAAAACTTTCTTAATGAAGAAAGCACCAATTTAATTGGTTTAAGTGCACTGATATTAGTGGGAATGCCATTACTGGTGTTACTACATTCGCTCATTATGCACCAGACACTACTGGGTAATTATCCTATGTCTATTCGCTGGTTAGCGCACCGTTATTTATTACGCCAAAGTGTGTCTTTTTTCCAAAGTGACTTTGCTGGTCGTATTGCGACTAAGGTAATGCAAACAGCCTTATCAGTACGTGAAACAGTGATGAAACTGTTAGATGTACTGGTCTATATCTCGGTGTACTTCATCGCGATGTTAGTCATGATTGGCCAAGCTGACATGCGCCTTATGCTACCAATGCTGGCGTGGTTTGTTGGCTTTATTGCGATTCAATTGTACTTTGTACCTAAGCTAAAGAAAATTTCGACAGAACAAGCGAATGCACGTTCTATGATGACAGGCCGATTAGTTGATAGTTATACCAACATTACGACGGTTAAATTGTTCTCGCATAATTCCCGCGAAATGGTATATGCCGAAGAAGGCATGGACGAATTCTTGGTGACTGTGCATAAACAAATGCGCCTAGTAACGGGTTTTACTTTCTGCGTAGAGCTATTGAATTACTTGCTGTTGTTCGGTGTCGCTGCGATCTCGATCATGTTGTGGTTAGATGCAAGTTTAAGTGTTGGTATTATTGCCGTTGCGATCAGCTTAGCGCTGCGCCTAAACAGTATGTCGAAATGGATCATGTGGGAAATCGGTGGCCTGTTTGAAAACATGGGTACTGTGATTGACGGCATGAATACCTTGGCTAAACCAATTGAGATTGAAGATAAGCCGAATGCGAAACCATTAACAGTTTCTGCAGGTGAAATCGAATTTGATAATATTAGTTTCCACTACGGTGAATCAGCTGGTGTTATTGATAACTTAAATCTAACGATAAAAGCCGGTGAAAAAGTCGGTCTAGTCGGGCGGTCTGGTGCTGGGAAGTCGACATTAGTTAACTTGCTAATGCGTTTTCATGATGTTGAATCGGGTGCCATTAAAATTGATGGCCAAAATATCAGTACTGTGCAGCAAGATAGCCTGCGTGGTCAAATCGGGATGGTGACCCAAGATACATCGTTATTACATCGTACTATTCGCGATAATATTATGTATGGTGACCCAGACGCGAGTGAAGCGCAATTATTGAAAGCGACAAAACAAGCTTGCGCGCATGAATTTATTAGTACGTTGACGGATACCTTTGGTAACAAGGGTTATGATGCACAAGTGGGTGAGCGTGGCGTTAAACTCTCTGGTGGCCAGCGTCAGCGTATCGCTATTTCTCGCGTGTTGCTAAAAGATGCACCAATTCTGGTATTAGATGAAGCGACCTCGGCGTTAGACTCTGAAGTGGAATCAGCAATTCAAGATAGCCTTAATGAATTGATGGACGGTAAGACCGTGATTGCTATTGCGCATCGTTTATCAACCATTGCTGCGATGGATCGCTTGATTATTTTAGATGAAGGGCGCGTGATAGAGCAGGGCTCACATCAAGAACTATTGGCGAAAAAGGGTATTTATGCGCAACTTTGGGCGCACCAAACCGGTGGCTTTATAGGTGAGAACGCCTAG
- a CDS encoding FeoC-like transcriptional regulator produces the protein MILTRLKDHLVVNGKTSRAELAKKFAISEDGIDAMLALWIAKGKISTTISERPRLGQLKSDVCYRWNAESELSIKVIN, from the coding sequence ATGATTTTAACGCGCCTGAAAGATCATCTTGTTGTTAACGGCAAAACCAGTCGCGCTGAATTGGCTAAAAAATTTGCAATTAGCGAAGATGGTATCGATGCGATGTTAGCGTTGTGGATAGCGAAAGGAAAAATATCAACAACGATTAGTGAACGTCCGCGACTTGGACAATTAAAGAGTGATGTTTGCTATCGTTGGAATGCAGAAAGCGAACTGTCAATTAAGGTTATCAATTAA
- the feoB gene encoding Fe(2+) transporter permease subunit FeoB, with translation MLYQILTIGNPNSGKTTLFNALTGANQRVGNWAGVTVDKKTGRYGHAGDDFLLTDLPGIYALDSSNEVNSVDEMIASKAALNHDADLIINVVDASCLERSLYMTLQLRELGRPMVVVLNKMDVLARQRQVLDIKKLEKALGCPVLALSANAKNEVSEFKQNLHSLVQKGVKTTPLAMNYGTEIEAAISELDIHFYEHNVAPRALAVRALENDSLVNDLLNLDILIQVSEVKHKVAESVETDFHIANVRYTFLHQLCNKVRRQEGKLSRSFSDKVDQVVLNKYIGIPFFFAVMYLMFMFSINIGGAFIDFFDISFGSVLVDGGHYLLDGVLPVWLVTIIANGIGGGIQTVATFIPVIGCLYLFLSLLESSGYMARAAFVLDKVMQKIGLPGKAFVPLVLGFGCNVPAIMATRTLEHERERRLSAAMAPFMSCGARLPVYALFSAAFFPEHGQNIVFALYIIGILVAVFTGLLLRWSLYPGRSDSFIMEMPDYELPTMQNMLIITWQKLKRFVFGAGKTIVLVVAFLSFFNSLGTDGSFGNEETESSVLSQVAQVATPLLAPIGIQADNWQATVGIITGIFAKEAVIGTLNSLYSSAEGDDAEFDLLASLKEAVLSIPANLSELSYSDPLGVDVGDLTDMSAVAEDQEVDLTIFGNLKDSFGSDAAAFAFLLFILLYTPCAAAMGAYVREFGRPFAVFIAGWTMFLGYFVAAMYYQIVEFAAHPASSMGWIGLFSVLMVIVVALLKKQGNKVKLQEEKGQYDFNAPERSSCC, from the coding sequence ATGTTGTATCAAATCCTAACCATTGGTAACCCAAATAGTGGTAAAACGACTTTATTTAATGCCTTAACCGGTGCTAACCAACGCGTTGGTAACTGGGCTGGTGTGACTGTCGATAAAAAAACAGGTCGTTATGGCCATGCGGGTGATGACTTCTTATTAACTGATTTACCCGGTATCTATGCGTTGGACAGCAGCAATGAAGTGAACAGCGTTGATGAAATGATTGCCTCGAAAGCGGCATTAAATCATGATGCTGACCTGATCATTAACGTGGTCGATGCTTCTTGTTTAGAACGCAGTTTATACATGACGCTACAACTCCGTGAGTTAGGCCGCCCCATGGTTGTGGTATTAAACAAGATGGATGTGTTAGCGCGCCAACGCCAAGTATTAGATATTAAAAAATTAGAAAAGGCGCTTGGTTGCCCGGTATTAGCACTGTCTGCTAATGCTAAAAACGAAGTCAGTGAATTTAAACAAAACTTACATTCGTTAGTGCAAAAAGGTGTCAAGACGACTCCGTTAGCGATGAATTACGGAACCGAAATAGAAGCGGCTATCAGCGAATTAGATATTCATTTTTATGAGCATAATGTAGCGCCTCGCGCACTGGCTGTTCGTGCATTAGAAAATGACAGTTTGGTGAATGACTTACTAAACCTAGATATCCTTATTCAGGTATCAGAGGTTAAGCATAAAGTTGCTGAGTCAGTCGAAACTGATTTCCATATTGCCAATGTACGTTATACATTTTTACATCAGCTGTGTAATAAAGTACGTCGTCAGGAAGGTAAGTTAAGCCGTTCATTCAGCGATAAAGTTGACCAGGTAGTCTTGAATAAATACATCGGCATTCCGTTCTTCTTTGCAGTGATGTATTTAATGTTTATGTTCTCGATAAACATTGGTGGCGCATTCATTGATTTCTTTGATATCAGCTTTGGCAGTGTGTTAGTTGATGGTGGTCATTATCTGCTCGATGGGGTATTACCAGTCTGGCTGGTCACGATTATTGCCAATGGTATTGGTGGTGGTATACAAACGGTTGCGACCTTCATTCCGGTGATTGGTTGCTTGTATCTGTTTCTGTCATTACTGGAAAGCTCTGGTTATATGGCGCGAGCGGCTTTTGTACTAGATAAAGTAATGCAAAAAATTGGCTTGCCAGGTAAAGCATTCGTACCTTTAGTATTGGGCTTTGGCTGTAATGTGCCCGCTATTATGGCGACGCGTACGTTAGAGCATGAACGTGAACGTCGATTATCAGCTGCAATGGCACCGTTTATGTCATGTGGTGCTCGTTTACCTGTTTATGCATTATTCTCTGCGGCATTCTTCCCTGAACATGGTCAGAATATTGTTTTTGCTTTATACATTATTGGTATTTTAGTGGCGGTATTCACGGGGCTATTATTACGCTGGAGCCTTTACCCAGGTCGCAGTGATAGCTTTATCATGGAAATGCCTGATTACGAATTACCAACGATGCAGAATATGCTGATTATTACTTGGCAAAAACTAAAACGTTTTGTCTTTGGTGCCGGTAAAACGATTGTCTTAGTGGTGGCATTTTTAAGCTTCTTTAATTCATTGGGTACAGACGGTAGCTTTGGTAACGAAGAGACTGAAAGTTCGGTACTGTCGCAAGTTGCACAAGTGGCAACCCCTTTACTTGCCCCGATTGGTATTCAAGCTGATAACTGGCAAGCGACCGTGGGTATTATCACGGGTATTTTTGCTAAGGAAGCGGTGATTGGTACCTTGAATAGCTTGTATTCAAGTGCGGAAGGTGATGATGCCGAATTTGATTTGTTAGCGAGTTTAAAAGAAGCGGTATTATCTATTCCTGCCAATCTTTCGGAGTTAAGTTATTCAGATCCTCTGGGTGTTGATGTTGGTGATTTGACGGATATGAGCGCTGTTGCCGAGGATCAAGAAGTCGACTTGACTATTTTTGGTAACTTAAAAGACAGCTTCGGATCTGACGCAGCAGCCTTTGCATTCTTATTGTTTATTCTACTATATACGCCTTGTGCTGCGGCGATGGGCGCGTATGTACGTGAATTCGGTCGACCATTTGCTGTATTCATTGCTGGTTGGACGATGTTCTTAGGCTACTTTGTAGCGGCTATGTATTATCAAATTGTTGAGTTTGCAGCACACCCTGCATCAAGCATGGGTTGGATAGGGTTATTCAGTGTGCTTATGGTGATCGTTGTTGCACTATTGAAGAAACAAGGTAATAAAGTAAAGCTACAAGAGGAGAAGGGCCAATATGATTTTAACGCGCCTGAAAGATCATCTTGTTGTTAA
- a CDS encoding YdbL family protein: MKRIFSTLIILFAMSFSVQAIDLQSAKQAGLVGEQVNGYLGAVKPSGEVNALIKEVNEKRKAKYQELATKHNVTVNAISARAAKKAMSMTEKGQFIESAPGQWKKK; this comes from the coding sequence ATGAAAAGAATTTTTTCAACCTTAATTATTTTATTTGCGATGTCTTTTTCGGTACAAGCAATTGATTTACAATCCGCAAAACAAGCTGGGTTAGTTGGCGAACAAGTTAATGGCTACCTCGGAGCAGTAAAGCCAAGTGGTGAAGTAAACGCGTTAATCAAAGAAGTAAATGAGAAACGTAAAGCTAAATATCAAGAGTTAGCAACTAAGCATAATGTGACCGTGAACGCTATCTCTGCCCGTGCAGCGAAAAAAGCCATGTCGATGACAGAGAAAGGCCAGTTTATTGAATCTGCTCCAGGTCAGTGGAAAAAGAAATAG
- a CDS encoding NnrS family protein, with translation MQITDLAEEQKILPVLRLGFRPFFLAGALFSVIALLLWGAMLSGHISFQPYGGGLWWHIHEMLFGFGCAIVAGFLLTAIQNWTGMRGISGLPLLGLFMLWLAGRAALLLPMWLPTLLNDYVIILIDLSFLPAVAYILAKPLLKIKQYRNLFFVPILVLFTVANLEMHLAKLGLANMTVNQAAYASVTLMAVLMSVMAGRVVPMFTANGTKTTKVLPLPWLEKLATGSLAIITALLLLQPLFTVPAAVFGTLFLLSGVSQAIRWCRWKPWITFGVPLLWSIHGSLFFIWAGLFTVGMSYFIQVPFVSHLWHLITVGGMGGLILAMISRVSLGHTGRMLQQPKAMFGGFLSIFIAATIRVIGPIFWMQYYITFINVSITFWLIAFGLFVYHYAPMLFKPRVDGRPG, from the coding sequence ATGCAAATTACTGACTTAGCTGAGGAACAAAAAATCCTCCCTGTGTTACGTCTTGGCTTCCGCCCATTCTTCTTAGCTGGCGCTTTGTTTAGTGTCATCGCTTTATTACTCTGGGGCGCAATGTTATCCGGTCATATCAGCTTTCAACCTTATGGTGGCGGACTATGGTGGCATATACATGAAATGCTATTCGGTTTTGGCTGCGCTATTGTTGCTGGTTTTCTGTTAACCGCGATCCAAAACTGGACGGGGATGCGTGGTATTTCTGGGTTACCTTTACTTGGATTATTCATGCTCTGGCTCGCGGGACGTGCCGCGCTGTTGTTACCAATGTGGTTGCCTACGCTATTAAATGACTATGTCATTATCCTGATTGATTTGAGCTTTTTACCAGCTGTCGCTTATATCTTGGCTAAACCATTACTGAAAATTAAACAGTACCGTAATTTGTTTTTTGTACCGATATTAGTGCTATTTACAGTTGCGAACCTTGAAATGCATTTAGCTAAATTAGGTTTAGCAAACATGACAGTTAACCAAGCGGCTTATGCGTCTGTTACCTTGATGGCAGTATTAATGTCGGTAATGGCGGGTCGTGTTGTGCCTATGTTTACGGCGAACGGCACTAAAACGACAAAGGTATTACCATTACCTTGGTTAGAAAAATTAGCAACGGGTAGCCTCGCGATCATTACGGCCTTGCTATTACTCCAGCCGTTATTTACTGTGCCTGCCGCTGTATTTGGTACTCTGTTTCTGCTCTCTGGTGTAAGCCAAGCTATTCGCTGGTGTCGTTGGAAACCGTGGATCACGTTTGGTGTACCACTGTTATGGTCAATACATGGTTCGCTGTTCTTTATCTGGGCAGGATTATTTACCGTCGGTATGAGTTACTTTATTCAAGTCCCTTTTGTGAGTCATTTATGGCATCTAATTACGGTTGGCGGTATGGGGGGATTAATTTTAGCCATGATATCTCGCGTATCATTGGGTCATACTGGCCGTATGCTACAACAGCCTAAAGCGATGTTCGGGGGGTTCTTGAGTATATTTATTGCCGCAACAATTCGAGTAATTGGCCCGATTTTCTGGATGCAGTATTATATTACTTTTATTAACGTGAGCATTACATTCTGGTTAATCGCGTTTGGCTTGTTCGTTTATCATTATGCGCCAATGTTGTTCAAACCAAGAGTGGATGGTCGTCCAGGCTAG
- a CDS encoding YnbE family lipoprotein, whose amino-acid sequence MKALLFSASLLVLIAGCTPTVQLAVPDKPIVINLNVKIDHEIKVKVDKELDDVFSDDELF is encoded by the coding sequence ATGAAAGCACTGTTATTTAGTGCAAGTTTACTTGTACTTATTGCTGGTTGTACGCCAACAGTACAGCTTGCCGTTCCCGATAAACCGATTGTGATCAATTTAAATGTAAAAATTGATCATGAAATCAAAGTAAAAGTTGATAAAGAGCTAGATGATGTATTTAGCGATGACGAGTTATTCTAG
- a CDS encoding aromatic amino acid transport family protein yields the protein MTSNKIVGSTLIVSGTALGGGMLALPLASAGLGFYPAALLIFVNWALMTYTALLMLEIHQHAEQDATLNSLAKNLLGKPGQYLATFASFFLFYALCAAYIAGGGSQLTNKINDFMSLELTPQFGAILLTIIVATVVSIGTHSVDLVNRVLFSVKIIVLALTLSLLFPHVEAINLLEMPVQQGLLLSALPVIFTSFGFHGSIPSIVRYVGVDIKTLKKVMICGASAPLVIYLLWQAATQGVLSQTDLLANNSLTSFITSLSSVLQQPQVSQSVSVFADLALATSFLGVSLGLFDLLSGMMKRANSTLNSNESSSTMSTDSNSHRMKTALVTFLPPLAFALFYPQGFITALGYAAIALVILAIFLPVAMVTKQRKAQASGYRVVGGNVTLVLASLMGCLIIASQFLQMADVIPAVG from the coding sequence ATGACTTCGAATAAGATAGTAGGCAGTACCCTTATTGTTTCTGGCACCGCGCTTGGTGGTGGTATGTTAGCATTACCTCTTGCATCGGCTGGTTTAGGTTTTTATCCTGCAGCATTGTTGATCTTCGTTAACTGGGCTTTAATGACCTATACGGCTTTGTTGATGTTAGAAATTCATCAGCACGCTGAACAAGATGCAACACTTAACTCCCTAGCAAAAAACTTATTGGGTAAACCAGGTCAATATCTAGCGACCTTTGCTTCTTTCTTCTTATTCTATGCGCTTTGCGCAGCATACATCGCGGGTGGTGGCTCACAGCTGACTAACAAGATAAATGATTTCATGAGTTTAGAGTTAACGCCTCAGTTTGGCGCTATACTGCTAACTATCATAGTGGCGACAGTCGTGTCTATCGGAACACATTCAGTGGATCTGGTAAATCGCGTATTATTTAGTGTGAAAATCATTGTTTTAGCCTTAACGCTAAGCCTGTTATTTCCACACGTTGAAGCAATCAACCTATTAGAAATGCCTGTACAGCAAGGTTTACTATTGTCTGCGTTACCGGTGATCTTTACTTCGTTTGGTTTTCACGGCAGCATCCCCTCTATCGTCCGTTATGTTGGTGTTGATATTAAAACGCTGAAGAAAGTGATGATCTGTGGCGCATCTGCACCGTTAGTTATCTACCTTTTATGGCAAGCTGCGACTCAAGGTGTGTTGAGTCAGACAGATTTACTGGCTAATAACTCTTTAACGAGCTTCATTACATCACTGAGTTCTGTATTACAACAACCACAAGTCAGCCAATCTGTGTCTGTATTTGCAGATCTAGCATTAGCAACGTCGTTCTTAGGGGTGAGTTTAGGTTTGTTTGATTTGTTATCAGGCATGATGAAACGCGCTAATAGCACCCTTAACAGCAATGAAAGCAGCTCTACTATGAGCACTGATAGCAACTCACACCGAATGAAAACGGCACTTGTGACCTTCTTACCACCATTAGCTTTTGCCCTGTTTTACCCACAAGGTTTCATTACAGCTTTAGGTTATGCTGCAATTGCATTGGTGATATTAGCAATCTTCTTACCTGTTGCTATGGTAACAAAACAGCGTAAAGCACAAGCAAGCGGCTACCGTGTTGTCGGTGGAAATGTAACGCTAGTACTTGCTAGCTTGATGGGTTGTTTAATCATCGCGTCACAATTTTTACAAATGGCGGATGTGATCCCAGCGGTTGGTTAG
- a CDS encoding FeoA family protein: MKLALLNDGAVAKITDMSALPADTRKKLMVMGVLPQTEVTLMRRAPMGDPLQISVRGVSVAIRKQLAQQIEVEAV; encoded by the coding sequence ATGAAGTTAGCATTATTGAACGATGGTGCCGTTGCCAAAATTACCGACATGTCAGCTTTACCCGCTGACACGCGCAAAAAATTAATGGTGATGGGTGTATTACCACAGACTGAAGTAACATTAATGCGTCGTGCACCTATGGGTGATCCTTTGCAAATATCTGTGCGTGGTGTTTCTGTTGCTATTCGTAAGCAACTTGCGCAACAAATTGAAGTTGAGGCCGTGTAA
- a CDS encoding RNA polymerase sigma factor RpoD/SigA, whose protein sequence is MSNITSSALDVYFDELQRFSQLLSKQEEYDTAIAAANGDKAARDMMIQSNLRLVLMVAKKYQNYSLDWDEIIQEGNTGLMHAVDKFDPERGCRFSTYAVWWIRNNIEQYIMNHSRTIRIPIHVTRVYKQILKASSELGLDLDTNEGITKISQELKISPRKVLNILGHYFNEGSLDKEIISGDNLLASLKDLVAAEANCQPDIRYEKCDYYEYMDALLEYLPVRSQNIIRLRFGFKGQDPMSLEAIAKLMDISRERVRQIIRNGLSQVREQLCANDLVKEDFDFEADSICTTSV, encoded by the coding sequence ATGAGCAACATAACCAGCAGCGCACTTGACGTGTATTTTGATGAACTACAGCGGTTTAGTCAGTTACTGTCTAAACAAGAAGAATATGACACAGCGATTGCTGCAGCAAATGGAGATAAGGCTGCACGAGATATGATGATCCAATCTAACCTTAGATTGGTGCTTATGGTGGCAAAGAAATATCAAAATTACTCGCTTGATTGGGACGAAATTATTCAAGAGGGTAATACAGGGTTAATGCATGCAGTTGATAAATTTGATCCTGAGAGGGGCTGTCGATTTTCAACCTATGCGGTTTGGTGGATAAGGAATAACATCGAGCAGTACATCATGAACCATTCTCGTACGATCCGGATCCCGATTCATGTTACCCGTGTTTATAAACAGATCCTCAAAGCCTCTTCTGAACTTGGACTTGATCTCGATACAAATGAGGGGATCACCAAGATCTCGCAAGAGTTAAAGATTTCACCGCGGAAAGTGTTGAATATCTTAGGCCATTACTTCAATGAAGGTTCATTGGATAAAGAGATCATCAGTGGTGATAATTTACTTGCGAGCTTAAAAGATTTAGTCGCCGCTGAAGCAAATTGTCAGCCGGATATCCGCTATGAAAAATGTGATTATTACGAATACATGGATGCGTTATTAGAATACTTACCTGTTCGTAGTCAGAATATTATTCGCTTGCGCTTTGGTTTTAAAGGCCAAGATCCAATGAGCTTAGAAGCGATAGCTAAGTTGATGGATATTTCGCGTGAACGAGTCAGACAGATTATTCGTAATGGTTTGAGCCAGGTGCGAGAGCAGTTATGTGCGAATGATTTGGTAAAAGAAGATTTTGATTTTGAAGCGGATTCTATCTGTACGACGAGTGTTTAA